One segment of Candidatus Endomicrobium procryptotermitis DNA contains the following:
- a CDS encoding site-specific DNA-methyltransferase has translation MTELGGKSIDLVFTDPPYYDAVEKLNYHKQRSVTKLGVKTRSYKKFNNWKVPKNNVYQELLRISKEQIICGINYFSDFVDVPSGRIIWDKKRSGRLPFSDAEIASVSMIETVKMYRFRWDGMLQEDMKNKENKFHPTQKPVKLMCDILRDFSKDGQTVFDGYAGSGSFAIACERLGLSYIGCEIEEYYFDKACRRLENELKQPKLNLIQNQIKADQIQLNI, from the coding sequence ATGACTGAACTTGGAGGTAAAAGCATTGATTTAGTGTTTACGGATCCGCCTTATTATGATGCTGTGGAAAAACTTAATTATCATAAGCAGCGGTCAGTGACGAAATTAGGAGTAAAGACCCGGAGCTATAAGAAGTTCAATAATTGGAAAGTACCTAAAAACAATGTTTATCAGGAACTTTTACGGATCTCAAAAGAGCAGATAATTTGTGGTATTAATTATTTTTCAGACTTTGTTGATGTCCCTTCAGGCAGAATTATATGGGATAAAAAGAGATCCGGTAGGCTTCCTTTTTCTGATGCAGAAATAGCATCGGTTTCAATGATCGAAACTGTGAAAATGTATAGGTTCAGATGGGACGGCATGCTTCAAGAAGACATGAAAAATAAAGAAAATAAGTTCCACCCTACCCAAAAGCCAGTAAAGTTGATGTGTGATATTCTAAGGGATTTTTCTAAGGACGGACAGACTGTTTTTGATGGATATGCCGGAAGCGGCAGCTTTGCTATAGCCTGCGAAAGACTAGGGCTTAGTTATATAGGCTGCGAAATAGAAGAATATTATTTTGATAAGGCCTGCCGTCGACTTGAAAATGAGTTGAAACAGCCAAAACTTAATTTAATCCAAAATCAGATAAAAGCAGATCAGATTCAATTAAATATTTAG
- a CDS encoding DNA cytosine methyltransferase, whose product MYGERSGLWNEYYKIICNVRPPYIIAENSSMLLIRGFERVIADLSKIGYCIEWKTIRASDFGYPHKRERLFIIAYTSKMRCKNNIEESIFIPKILRQWTSRQVALPMPIKRYDSETNFDGLRINDGFAGKLDEDFKRRIECCGNAIVVDIAQALFECIQYFNERIDC is encoded by the coding sequence ATATATGGAGAGAGGAGTGGACTTTGGAATGAATATTACAAAATTATATGCAATGTTAGACCACCATACATTATTGCCGAAAACTCTTCAATGCTGCTTATTCGAGGATTCGAACGAGTCATTGCCGATCTTTCCAAAATCGGGTATTGCATTGAATGGAAAACTATACGAGCGAGTGATTTCGGATATCCACATAAGAGAGAAAGGCTTTTTATCATTGCCTACACCAGTAAAATGCGATGCAAAAATAATATTGAAGAAAGTATCTTCATTCCGAAAATATTACGACAATGGACATCAAGACAAGTTGCTTTACCAATGCCAATTAAACGGTATGACTCCGAGACAAACTTTGACGGTTTACGAATTAATGATGGGTTTGCCGGAAAATTGGACGAAGATTTTAAAAGAAGAATAGAATGTTGCGGTAATGCGATAGTTGTAGATATTGCGCAAGCTTTATTTGAGTGTATTCAATATTTTAATGAAAGGATCGATTGTTAA
- a CDS encoding MazG-like family protein, which translates to MKEKIKYEVLKLVGDERERQDRKWGEQNHDLPLWVGILGEEYGEFCQAVNETVFDNGTEEYKKGGMDNIVKELTQVAAVAIACLECIKRNQVSREV; encoded by the coding sequence ATGAAAGAAAAAATAAAATATGAAGTTTTGAAACTTGTTGGCGATGAAAGAGAAAGGCAGGATAGAAAGTGGGGTGAGCAAAACCACGATTTGCCATTATGGGTAGGAATCCTTGGGGAAGAATATGGCGAATTTTGTCAAGCAGTAAACGAAACAGTTTTTGATAACGGCACTGAAGAATATAAAAAGGGCGGCATGGATAATATCGTGAAAGAATTGACACAGGTTGCCGCTGTTGCAATAGCGTGTCTTGAGTGTATAAAAAGAAATCAGGTAAGTAGAGAGGTATAA